CGTTTCTTTTTTTACAGTCGATGTACAGGATTGGTAGATCAACGGGATCGCAAGAAGCGTGATGATGGTCCCAGCCAGCAGACCACCCACGACAACACGGGCCATAGGGGCCTGTAATTCGCCTCCTTCGCCCCAGCCCAGGGCAATCGGGATCATTGCCAGGACTGTGGTGAGCGTGGTCATCAAAATCGGCCGGAATCGTCGGGTCGACGCCTGGAGAATCAGGTCGGTGATCGGTTTTTCCGGAAATCGTCTGCGTAATTGATTGATATAATCAACGAGCACAATGGCATTGTTCACGACAATTCCCGAAAGAACCACGATGCCAATGAAAGACTGCACATTCAAAGTGGTATCCGTGAAAACAAAAACCCAGATGACGCCAATCATGCCCAGCGGTACGGAAAACAGAATGTAAAACGGATCTCGCAAAGATTCGTACTGGGATGCCATGACCATATACATCAGGATGATGGCGAGCACGAATCCCTGCTTCAGTGCGTTAAAGCTTTTTTGCTGTTCTTCCCAGTCGCCGGCGACTCGGATGGAGTACCCGGAAGGAATCTGGATGGAATTGAGGTGTTGTTCCAGTTCGGGAACGATACTTCCCAGGTCCCTGCCTTCGACATCGGCAAAAACGCGGAGCACTCGCTGCTGGTTCTGTCGTTCGATCACAACCGGTGCTTCATCGGCATCAAACTGCAGCAGGTTTTTGAGTGGGATCGTTCGACCGGTGGCTGTGGTGACGCCGACCTGTTGAACATCAGAAAGATGGTCGCGGTCTTTTTCACGCAGGCGAACCATGACCGGATATTCATCACCTTCCTCACGATAGAGGGTGGCTTCGGTACCCTGGATCGTAGTTTCGAGGGTTTGTGCAATATCCTGCACACTGATCTGAAGCAAACCGGCTTTTTTCCGGTCGATCGAAGCAGTCAGCTCAGGGCGTTTATCTGAGATTTCTGCTTCGACATTGATTAAGCCGGGAATCTGTTTCATGACACCCACGACCTGATCGACAATTTTTTGTGAAAGTTGCAGGTTGTGCCCAGCGACCTGGACAACAAGATCTCCGCTGCCACCTCGGCTGATCATTCGCATCAGCATCATCTCGGTCTGTGCTTTGACCTGGACCTTCATGCCGGGGATCGGACCGATGGCATCATCGAGTGATTTTCGAATCTCATCAATTCCCCGTTCTCGTTCGCTGCGCGGCGAAAGCTTGATGCGTAATGTCGTGCGGTTCCAACGGTCGGCATCATCAGCACTGTCTCCGATAAAAGAGGCAATGGTGACTGCTTCGGGAACGGAACTGATGGTTGCCTCTTCCAGAATGCGTGTCTGCTGATCGAGCTTTCTCAGTTGAATGCCGGCTGCCATCCGTGAAAAGACGTTGATGGCTCCTTCGTCTGTTTTGGGGAGAAATTCTGTCTTGATGTGCGGGGATAAGCCGAGTGTTGTTGTAAAACAGAGCAATAGCAGGAAGCCAGTGATGGTCGCATGTTTTAAGCTGAAACGCAGGATTCGGCCATAAACCCGTTCGAGTAACAACAATAACTTGTGGTTCATTTTATGAAAGGCATCAATGACCGCAAACCAGGGTCTGGACCAGCGTGCGTGGACCACTTTTGTTTCATCAGGGATCCAGTAGGCACTCATGACGGGAGTCAGTGTCAGACTGGCAAACAGGGAGCAGATCAGAGAGAACGAAACCACCCAGGCCAGCTGATGCAGCAGGATTCCGGTCGTTCCCTGAATAAAGACCAGAGGCAGGAAAATGATCAGCGTCGTCAGCGTACTGGCGATGATCGCCGCAGAGACTTCATTGGTGCCTTCAATAGCAGCGGTGACGGGATCGAGTCCCTCTTCCCGCTTACGGAAGATACTTTCCAGAACCACGATGGAATTATCGACCAGCAGACCAACTCCCAATGCCAGACCGCCGAACGAGATGATATTCAGCGTAAATCCCTGGAAGTAGATCAGGATAAAGGTCGCCAGGACGGACAGCGGCATGCAGACACCGATGACCAGCATGCTGCGGAAACTTCTCAGGAAAACAATCAGGACCAGAATTGCCAGACCCATACCGTAGAGGGCTGCTTCCTGGATATTGGCGATGGATTGCCTGATAAACTCGGATTTATCCACGCGGATGCTCAGATTCACATCCGGGATGGATTTGTTGATGCGTTCGACCTGTTTTTGTACCCGGTCGCTGACACTGATCGTATTGGCTCCGGATTGTTTATAGACATACAATAGAATTCCCGGCTGTCCATTCATGCGGGTCAACTCGGTACGTTCTTGTTCTCCATCCACGACTTCGGCAATATCCCGGACATGAACGGTGGCACCGGAAGCTTCCCGGACGACCGTATCTTCAATTTGTTCGAGACTGGTGAATTCTCCCTGACTGCGGATATGCAGGTTGAGATTACCCTCTTCATAATTTCCCGCAGGCTGATTGATGTTCTCCTTTTTCAAAGCATTGATGACTTCGTTCACGCCCATATTCAGCGATTCGAGCTTGCTGCGATCCAGCTGAATTTGAATCTC
This genomic interval from Gimesia alba contains the following:
- a CDS encoding efflux RND transporter permease subunit; this translates as MSLTRLAVQRPITTLMASLVLVMLGCVSLSQLAVDLMPDVQNPSVSVITIYKGAGPNEAETLITRPIEQTLSSVSGVENILSSSMEGSSTVRLQFQWGTDLTLAINEVRDALNKLRNSLPEGAEDPYIRHFDVADSPIIYLGLNSELDPITLTRLTENQIIPQFEQLEGVARLRMRGGIIREIQIQLDRSKLESLNMGVNEVINALKKENINQPAGNYEEGNLNLHIRSQGEFTSLEQIEDTVVREASGATVHVRDIAEVVDGEQERTELTRMNGQPGILLYVYKQSGANTISVSDRVQKQVERINKSIPDVNLSIRVDKSEFIRQSIANIQEAALYGMGLAILVLIVFLRSFRSMLVIGVCMPLSVLATFILIYFQGFTLNIISFGGLALGVGLLVDNSIVVLESIFRKREEGLDPVTAAIEGTNEVSAAIIASTLTTLIIFLPLVFIQGTTGILLHQLAWVVSFSLICSLFASLTLTPVMSAYWIPDETKVVHARWSRPWFAVIDAFHKMNHKLLLLLERVYGRILRFSLKHATITGFLLLLCFTTTLGLSPHIKTEFLPKTDEGAINVFSRMAAGIQLRKLDQQTRILEEATISSVPEAVTIASFIGDSADDADRWNRTTLRIKLSPRSERERGIDEIRKSLDDAIGPIPGMKVQVKAQTEMMLMRMISRGGSGDLVVQVAGHNLQLSQKIVDQVVGVMKQIPGLINVEAEISDKRPELTASIDRKKAGLLQISVQDIAQTLETTIQGTEATLYREEGDEYPVMVRLREKDRDHLSDVQQVGVTTATGRTIPLKNLLQFDADEAPVVIERQNQQRVLRVFADVEGRDLGSIVPELEQHLNSIQIPSGYSIRVAGDWEEQQKSFNALKQGFVLAIILMYMVMASQYESLRDPFYILFSVPLGMIGVIWVFVFTDTTLNVQSFIGIVVLSGIVVNNAIVLVDYINQLRRRFPEKPITDLILQASTRRFRPILMTTLTTVLAMIPIALGWGEGGELQAPMARVVVGGLLAGTIITLLAIPLIYQSCTSTVKKETQETQPASAETSLLAQQVKST